The sequence below is a genomic window from Cicer arietinum cultivar CDC Frontier isolate Library 1 chromosome 6, Cicar.CDCFrontier_v2.0, whole genome shotgun sequence.
GTTGTCTTTTTGATGAATAGGATTTTCACTAGTATTTTGTGAAACAAATCTTCCTATGAGGTCTTTTATTGAAAGTGCTCTTATCTCAGTAGTTTGAAGGTTTTAGGATGCTTGTCCTATGCATCCACCTTGGCTagtaacatactcaaatttgaaCCAAAAGTGCTCGCAACTGTGCCATTTTATTTAGGATATTTAATTTAACCGAGAATCATTTTATTGCTCATCTGAAAAAGCACAATATActgttaaattaaattacagtgagaacataaattattttaatttgtatatgtatagtagaaatcaaattatataaataaaactgtaattataattataagctaatatttttagtatttttaattatttctccgtaaaaaaaatactactttttccagagaaaaagaaaagcatTGATTACAAGTCTCCAATTCTCTAATGTCAAATATGACCGTTTGCTTAATCTAACAATTAAGAGATTAATTTTGTCCAccattaaattaactaattaagAGAAAAATGAACTATATAACAATTGATATAAAATGCACTTTATTTAGTTATTCTAATTTGACTAACAAAGTTGTATTTAATATTAACCAACTTGTAAATACCTACATTTAACAAACTCCAACCATATCTAATAAATCTCCAATTATATCTACCAATCATGGTaagttaaaaatgttaattaaaattttgaacttGAGATAATACAGTTcaagataaataaaatacaatttcaagAATCCACAACACTCACCCAATAATAAAGCAAAAATATACAAGTGGCTGaagattgaaattttatatgtaATAATTTAAGATCATATCTTTAAGATAAATCACGACTCTCATTGAGAAGCATGGTAGATAccaacaaacaaaaatattaaactaaaaaaaaaatgaactttaaaattgatcgaaatagaaatatttttattacaatacaaacaaaatttaaataattacttCATACAATTGGGGCAAAATACACTTTATATAGAGATCCTAACTAAACTATTGAactttaactaatttttataattaatattaaataacttaTAACTACATTTGACAACctctaattatatatatgataaatctctaattatatctaaCAACTCACTAACCTACGTACCATCAAATTGTAAGTTAGAACTTCAAATATTCCATGTTAAAAAAAGTAGGAGGAAACAGTAATATTTAGTAGCACAAATTGGCATAATCTTAGTTAAATTTGCCAACAAATTAAGAATTCCAAGAACAAATTTAAACTACACCCTCCAACTGATTTCaaatataaaccaaaataaaattaaagaaaataacatatttaatctaatttaatctaatttttaaattaaatagatcGATTTTCTTCGACTTTAGATTGACTTGTATTTAAAATCGAACTAATATTTTAAACCACACACCTTATATATATTAGTACTCTAAAACTAGAGTACTAtatccaaaattttaaattgtaattaaaatgcAACTCCAATTCACATTATCCAAATCTACCCTAAACTCTTACAATCTACAAAATATCTATTTAAGATATGAaatcataattgaaaaaaaCTGGAGTCTATCTATACCTCTATTGTCTTTCTAACTTGTTTAACAGAGCTCTTATTAAAGCATCTCTCTTCTCAGCTCTAGCTTCTTCTCTAATCATCCTTTGTTCTTCCCTTTCTCTCCATCTTTGTTCCATCAATATCCTCTCATTCTCCAACACTTCCATTTGTTGCCTCCATTCCATTTCCCTCAACCTCCTTTCATTCTCTCTAGCTTCAAATGATTCCATCCACTGTGCTTCAATTTGTAGCATTTGCCTCATGAAATCATCCAAAATTTCCTTCAAATTGTTGTTGCTAACGCCGCCACTTTCGCTAACTGTCTTagcttttttcttctttctattgCTACCCTTTTGAGATACTGTCTCATTCTCTTCGTTGTCATCTTCGTCATCGGTCGAAATCTCTGTCGCCTTTTTCTTCGATCCATCTTCGGCTTCCGCCCACAACATTCTCTGCATCCTTGCTGTGAAAATTGCTTGAAGTTCATTGTAAAATGGAAATTGATGTCTCAACACTTCTGTGTCCATTGTTTCACATCCCTTCACATTTCAAATATACAAGCAACACTTTTAATagcatatataaaaaatcaatattgaAGCTTGCAACAAAAATTTTCAACTTTAGTATATACATCAAGGTAAATTCTAGGGTGGACCATCTTGATTGGCGGTCATCGTGGACCGACGACGCAATGATTAAATATCACTGGAAATTCTATCGACGATTATAGACACTTCGCAAGTGTTTGAAACAATATTCAAAAGAATCCAAACTTATTGCCAAAAAAATCCTCTATGATAAAGGAGGAAGAATGTTTATCCTTGTGccaattattttagaaaaataaatagtggctcataataaaatataaaataaaaaacaataatatttttggtaATTAAAGTTCACAATGATAAATACTACAAATATACTGGGATTCAcagtaaatttaaaaaaatcacagtgacagtaaaatttcaactttaaaGTGTAACTTTTACTAAAACCGTTGTCGTCTATAGTTTATTTTAGTAAGCAAAATTGTGATTTTGTTATATAACTATATATCTAATCTACACTAATATAAAGGAATTGAGATCTATTTTAAGGGttaatctctaaaaaataaatttttttatgaccGATGATCAGAGATCAAACCTTAAACTAAATATatggaaaaaaatttgaatatacCTTATAGCGGGTAACAAGGTTTTTCCACTTGCACTTACACTGTTCTGCACTTCTATAATAACCATTTTCTTTCATATGGTTAGCGATAACTTCCCACAATTGTTTGTTCCTTTTAGTCTCCATGAAAGCTTGATCTAGTTCTCCTCTTAACATAAGAAACACCTTTGTCTCTTCGATGCTCCATTGAGGGAATCTATCAGAAACATCAACATTAACCGTATTGATATTCTgatgaatattttgttgttgttgttgctgctgttgCTGTTGTCGCCTTTGGTTTTTgtgatgaaattgatgacccTCCATTCAAATTGAAtgaagaaaataagaaaatattatacaatAGTGACCAAGAATGCTTTTGAGTtctagaaagaaagaaaaaaaggtaaTCTCTGATTACACGGAAAAGGATGAGTTTTTTTCTATGAGAAAGTAAAAGAAAGATTTTATATGTTAGTAGTGTGAACACATGATGCAGTTGTGATGTGAATGGATTGAGAAGGAAAAAGAGAGATTTGCTTTACAAGGAAATGTTTTATGTCTCTAGAAAATATTACACATGGAAGCACCATAGTAGTAATATAAATTTCTTAATGAACAAGTTATATTTAATCATATTCATCCCTCTATTGTAAGAAtcatatgaaattaaattaatgatataaaagatatatttgaaattcaatgaataatattaaagaTATTTATTCAATAACAATTCAAGATAAGGAGataattttctcttatttaatCTCTATAATTAAAAGTGATACAAGTTTgatctctataaaaaaaaaatatacaagtgATTGATAATTTCTACTTTTACtctttgaaaattattattttttctttagaaAAAGTTATGCAATCCCtaatttcttataaaataaatacatcctCTACTTCAAAACtgcttcattttaaaaaaataatatattttacctTTTCAATACCCTCTGCATAGAATTATTTATTCACatcataatcaaaattataaaaatacaataaaatccTATACGCATTAGTGTATTAAAAAACGGATAGAGAGACATATGTGGATCCGCTAGTACttgataattataattaaaaatattttgaaatatttaattatgttttaaagattaaattaatatggttttataattttatataccGAATTGAATATATACACAATATTTTGTAGATCTTATCCCCTATCATTTTcgtgtattttattttgttttattattatatttaatttaatttacttgtCACAGACTCACAGTAGTTTCGCTTATTCTAATCTGTCTACGCGGAAACTTTGTTCcctgtctctctctctctctatcgtACTACTTTCTGTTTAGCGTTCCCATTGCTTGCTTCGTGCATCGTCACGCTGACCAATGCTGGCACATTTATTCTTCTTGAccattttcaaaacattacttGGATGGAAAGTTTGCTTCTTATTCTTTCCAAATTCCTAATATTtcgtatttatttaaaaataaaataaaataaaatttatcttaaaataatcaCTTTTTGCATTTTTAATATGGtgaatgtattatttttaagagaatattttattatttgttttaacaaATATCCCAAAGAAACTTGTTaacttttttcttaattatttattgcaactaaaatttttcaaatatgtaAGTTACCGGCCATCCAATTACACTCCCAACCAAAATCTATTTAGAATTATCTAAAAAAGTTACTACATCTTCTCTTCTCTGTGTATATAAATGGTTGATTTCTTTGTTCAATGTCGAAAATTAAGAAAGATAATTTTCACATTAAATTTGATAATGATATACgttattattaaaagaaataagtagttgatattttaattcttaacttttaattagaaatattttGTGAAAAACTAATTAATGATTCTTGTAATTTGAGGAagattttatataaaagaaCAAAGATTTTACGGGGTCTTATATAAAAGACATATACGTAGTACATTTAATGATCTTCCTAGTAATCATTTTCTTGTTATACTGAAAAATATTCATAGTACTATTCCATAGAAACATTCGAGGTTGTATttgttgggttttgggctcccttcctatgtggagaaaggcccaatatgtgcaagtccatgtgtctcacttatccaagtggagagaggtcagattagtggGCGTGTAagagctgaattcagagagagagacaaagagaaaagtgagagaggaagagtaaaccctattttcgcataaaacagagcagctgCACTAAATTCACGATTTCTCCTTCATTCACCGTcggatcgggctgaaatttggacagcaggttcgtgactcgtggtacttcattctgaccgtttggatcgtcaatcagaggtctgaggtgggagaaattgaactcggacagcagcagtttttctagttttttttgctgaactttgttctcaatttcatgtttgttttctcattgtgttggctgattgttgtgctggttaccttgctgtttttggctggttactgagcacgaatttgtgccatattagaaactctcttgtacccatattttgatcatagtggagctNNNNNNNNNNNNNNNNNNNNNNNNNNNNNNNNNNNNNNNNNNNNNNNNNNNNNNNNNNNNNNNNNNNNNNNNNNNNNNNNNNNNNNNNNNNNNNNNNNNNNNNNNNNNNNNNNNNNNNNNNNNNNNNNNNNNNNNNNNNNNNNNNNNNNNNNNNNNNNNNNNNNNNNNNNNNNNNNNNNNNNNNNNNNNNNNNNNNNNNNNNNNNNNNNNNNNNNNNNNNNNNNNNNNNNNNNNNNNNNNNNNNNNNNNNNNNNNNNNNNNNNNNNNNNNNNNNNNNNNNNNNNNNNNNNNNNNNNNNNNNNNNNNNNNNNNNNNNNNNNNNNNNNNNNNNNNNNNNNNNNNNNNNNNNNNNNNNNNNNNNNNNNNNNNNNNNNNNNNNNNNNNNNNNNNNNNNNNNNNNNNNNNNNNNNNNNNNNNNNNNNNNNNNNNNNNNNNNNNNNNNNNNNNNNNNNNNNNNNNNNNNNNNNNNNNNNNNNNNNNNNNNNNNNNNNNNNNNNNNNNNNNNNNNNNNNNNNNNNNNNNNNNNNNNNNNNNNNNNNNNNNNNNNNNNNNNNNNNNNNNNNNNNNNNNNNNNNNNNNNNNNNNNNNNNNNNNNNNNNNNNNNNNNNNNNNNNNNNNNNNNNNNNNNNNNNNNNNNNNNNNNNNNNNNNNNNNNNNNNNNNNNNNNNNNNNNNNNNNNNNNNNNNNNNNNNNNNNNNNNNNNNNNNNNNNNNNNNNNNNNNNNNNNNNNNNNNNNNNN
It includes:
- the LOC101507846 gene encoding trihelix transcription factor GT-3b, yielding MEGHQFHHKNQRRQQQQQQQQQQNIHQNINTVNVDVSDRFPQWSIEETKVFLMLRGELDQAFMETKRNKQLWEVIANHMKENGYYRSAEQCKCKWKNLVTRYKGCETMDTEVLRHQFPFYNELQAIFTARMQRMLWAEAEDGSKKKATEISTDDEDDNEENETVSQKGSNRKKKKAKTVSESGGVSNNNLKEILDDFMRQMLQIEAQWMESFEARENERRLREMEWRQQMEVLENERILMEQRWREREEQRMIREEARAEKRDALIRALLNKLERQ